In the genome of Candidatus Syntrophosphaera sp., one region contains:
- a CDS encoding thiosulfate sulfurtransferase codes for MKIISTQELRSLIEKNNVKIIDVRPVDAYNGWQLQREKRGGHIKGAKSLSDKWTDYPNWIDIVRQKNISLDDELVIYGYTSEGTQNVAKMFQKSGYNNISVYDSFLSEWVMNEELPMDYLPNYKNLVPAEWVKQLISGARPQHYNNDKYIIVHAHYRNRDAYLSGHIPGAVDMDTLALEAPETWNRRSPEELKAALEAHGITANTTVVLYGKFMFPDNNDEFPGRAAGNIGAIRCALIMMYAGVKDVRIINGGFQSWHDAGYQVDTDDLPKKPIADFGAIIPQHPELIVDIDEAKLMLKATDAELVCVRSYPEYTGAVSGYNYIKVKGHIPGAIFADCGSDAYHMQNYRNVDNTIREFHEIDQIWSNLGVTPDKHLAFYCGTGWRGSEAWFNAWLMGWPRISVFDGGWFEWSNDPTNPIETEIPQKYLR; via the coding sequence ATGAAAATTATATCAACCCAAGAGCTACGCTCACTAATAGAAAAGAATAACGTGAAAATAATCGATGTGCGTCCCGTGGATGCCTACAATGGATGGCAGTTACAGAGAGAAAAACGTGGCGGACACATCAAAGGGGCAAAATCATTGTCGGACAAGTGGACAGACTATCCGAACTGGATCGATATTGTTCGCCAAAAAAACATTTCACTTGATGATGAATTGGTGATCTACGGCTATACAAGCGAAGGAACGCAAAACGTGGCAAAAATGTTTCAAAAGTCAGGTTATAATAATATCTCTGTGTATGATTCGTTTTTATCTGAATGGGTGATGAACGAAGAATTGCCCATGGACTACCTTCCGAATTACAAAAATCTGGTTCCGGCCGAATGGGTGAAACAGCTCATTTCAGGTGCAAGGCCGCAACATTACAACAATGATAAATATATAATTGTCCATGCCCATTATCGCAACCGCGACGCCTATTTGAGCGGACATATACCCGGCGCTGTAGACATGGACACACTGGCGCTGGAAGCCCCCGAAACATGGAACCGCCGCTCCCCGGAAGAACTCAAGGCTGCCCTCGAAGCGCATGGTATCACTGCCAACACCACCGTGGTCCTATACGGAAAATTCATGTTCCCGGATAATAACGATGAATTTCCTGGCAGAGCGGCTGGCAATATCGGCGCGATCCGTTGTGCCTTGATCATGATGTATGCCGGGGTAAAAGATGTCAGGATCATCAACGGAGGATTTCAATCATGGCATGACGCAGGATATCAAGTGGATACCGATGATTTGCCGAAAAAACCGATTGCCGATTTTGGGGCAATAATTCCACAACATCCTGAATTGATCGTGGATATTGACGAAGCCAAACTAATGCTGAAGGCCACTGATGCAGAATTGGTTTGCGTGCGCAGCTATCCCGAATACACTGGCGCGGTCAGCGGATATAATTATATCAAAGTTAAAGGCCATATACCAGGAGCGATATTTGCAGATTGCGGAAGCGATGCCTATCATATGCAAAACTACCGCAATGTTGACAACACCATCCGTGAGTTTCATGAAATCGACCAAATATGGAGTAATTTAGGAGTCACTCCCGACAAACACCTGGCATTTTACTGTGGAACAGGTTGGCGGGGCAGCGAAGCCTGGTTCAATGCGTGGTTGATGGGTTGGCCCAGGATTTCCGTTTTCGATGGAGGTTGGTTTGAGTGGAGCAATGATCCTACGAATCCGATCGAAACAGAAATACCACAGAAATATTTGCGGTAG
- a CDS encoding FAD-containing oxidoreductase, whose amino-acid sequence MLNYAAIIIGSGQAGTPLAFKYALNKKKVAFIEKKHFGGTCLNVGCTPTKAYVASAKRAFDIQRAETLGIGVPTDSKANLDKIKARKDALIQKSVNGLASSLEGSQYIDVYKGEARFGGPKVVEVNGKSLTAENIFIDVGARARIPEGFENVDYLTNEDILGLTEIPEHLLIVGGSYIGLEFGQMFRRFGSRVTIIEKNDRLIAYEDEDVSETIQEILEEEGIEFRFNSDCIGASQSAPGHIKVKTDCDGAGDEILGTHLLLAVGRVPNTDLLNLEAAGIKTNARGYIVVDDRLQTNIEGVYALGDCNGKGAFTHTAYNDYQIVSANILENGNRKVTDRIQTYALFIDPPLGRAGMTLAAAKIAGNKVKTAEYQMANVARAREKGETKGFMRIIIDSDTDRILGASILGVGGDESIASILNVMYADKPYTLIRDSVHIHPTVSELIPTMLEKTKYE is encoded by the coding sequence ATGCTTAATTATGCTGCTATTATAATAGGTTCGGGACAAGCTGGCACACCGTTGGCTTTTAAATATGCCTTAAACAAAAAGAAAGTGGCTTTTATCGAAAAAAAGCATTTTGGAGGGACTTGCCTGAATGTTGGATGCACTCCAACCAAGGCATATGTGGCAAGCGCTAAAAGGGCTTTTGATATCCAGCGTGCTGAAACACTTGGCATTGGCGTACCCACAGATTCAAAAGCGAATCTCGATAAGATCAAAGCACGCAAGGACGCGCTCATCCAAAAATCGGTTAACGGGCTTGCTTCATCACTTGAAGGGAGCCAATACATTGATGTTTATAAAGGTGAAGCACGGTTTGGCGGCCCCAAGGTTGTTGAAGTGAACGGCAAATCGCTTACTGCTGAAAATATATTCATCGATGTGGGCGCAAGGGCCAGAATCCCTGAAGGTTTTGAAAATGTAGATTACCTGACCAATGAAGATATTTTGGGACTTACGGAAATCCCTGAACATCTTTTGATCGTGGGCGGAAGTTACATAGGCCTCGAGTTTGGACAAATGTTCAGGCGTTTTGGGAGCAGAGTCACCATAATTGAAAAAAACGACCGTTTGATAGCATATGAAGATGAAGATGTTTCGGAAACCATCCAGGAGATCCTCGAGGAAGAGGGCATCGAATTCAGGTTCAATTCTGACTGCATTGGGGCATCTCAATCCGCGCCAGGGCATATTAAGGTTAAAACGGACTGCGATGGCGCTGGGGATGAAATTTTAGGAACGCATCTTTTGCTTGCTGTAGGACGCGTACCCAATACTGATCTACTGAATCTGGAAGCTGCGGGCATCAAAACCAACGCCAGAGGCTATATAGTGGTGGATGATCGCCTGCAAACCAATATCGAAGGTGTTTACGCTTTGGGCGATTGCAACGGGAAAGGCGCGTTCACGCATACTGCCTATAATGATTATCAAATTGTTTCAGCAAATATACTTGAAAACGGAAACCGGAAAGTGACTGACCGAATTCAAACCTACGCATTGTTTATCGACCCACCCCTGGGACGGGCAGGCATGACCCTGGCCGCAGCCAAAATAGCCGGTAACAAGGTAAAAACAGCCGAGTATCAGATGGCAAACGTTGCCCGGGCCCGTGAAAAAGGAGAAACCAAAGGATTTATGCGCATCATCATCGATAGTGATACCGACAGAATTCTGGGTGCTTCAATCTTGGGTGTGGGTGGAGATGAGTCGATCGCAAGCATTTTGAATGTGATGTATGCCGATAAACCATACACGCTAATTCGTGACTCGGTGCATATCCATCCCACGGTTTCCGAGCTGATACCGACCATGCTGGAAAAAACGAAATATGAGTAA
- the egtD gene encoding L-histidine N(alpha)-methyltransferase yields MVLYMMHCKENLEICSDQIVIEDYLQELDISTIRNDIILGLSAQDKHISSKYFYDEKGSALFEKITLLPEYYPAHCEKEILRKLDISFIPDFKDLNIWELGSGDHTKISLIIDRIPVRHQNSLIYHPVDISRSAMQLAAIKLLEIYPDIRICGIVADFMHQLDVISHGSNCLLCFLGGTIGNFTLQERSDFLANMHHIMNDGDFFLLGVDTVKSRQVLYDAYNDKQGITAAFNLNILNVVNTLCKTDFNSEDFEHIALFNEDKKRIEMYLEARTDILVKSPFTPNEIKIRKGERIHTENSHKFDDEMIMQMVETSGFRVSKVFSDDNAWFKVILFHKA; encoded by the coding sequence ATGGTTTTGTATATGATGCATTGTAAAGAGAACCTCGAGATTTGCAGTGACCAAATAGTAATTGAAGACTACCTTCAAGAGCTTGATATAAGTACCATTAGAAATGATATTATCTTGGGATTGTCGGCACAAGACAAGCACATTTCCAGTAAATATTTCTATGATGAAAAGGGCTCTGCATTATTTGAGAAAATAACCCTGTTACCCGAGTATTATCCAGCACATTGCGAAAAGGAGATCCTTCGAAAATTGGACATCAGCTTTATTCCCGATTTCAAGGATTTGAACATCTGGGAGCTGGGCAGTGGAGACCATACCAAAATATCATTGATAATTGATCGTATCCCCGTGCGCCACCAAAATTCCCTAATCTATCATCCCGTTGACATCAGTAGATCAGCTATGCAGCTTGCTGCAATCAAACTGCTTGAAATATATCCGGATATCAGGATCTGCGGTATTGTCGCTGATTTTATGCACCAGTTGGACGTAATATCTCATGGAAGTAATTGCCTTTTATGTTTTTTGGGTGGCACAATTGGCAATTTTACCTTACAAGAAAGGTCGGATTTTCTAGCTAACATGCATCATATCATGAACGATGGCGATTTTTTTCTGCTGGGTGTCGATACCGTTAAAAGCCGGCAGGTGCTTTATGATGCTTATAACGACAAACAGGGCATAACCGCTGCTTTCAATCTCAATATTCTAAACGTTGTCAACACACTGTGCAAGACTGATTTCAACTCGGAGGATTTCGAACATATCGCTTTATTCAATGAAGATAAAAAACGAATTGAGATGTATCTTGAAGCGCGGACTGACATTTTGGTAAAAAGCCCTTTTACACCGAACGAAATCAAGATTAGAAAAGGGGAGCGAATCCACACCGAGAATTCCCATAAATTCGATGATGAGATGATTATGCAAATGGTTGAGACCTCCGGATTTCGTGTTTCAAAGGTTTTTAGCGATGATAACGCCTGGTTTAAAGTGATCCTATTCCACAAGGCTTGA
- a CDS encoding dihydrofolate reductase family protein gives MVDGRGRFRNGYTANTDDPETYMVHLTAETAPPEYLAFLRSRNIPYLVAGKGRVDLSAMLRKVKEKLRVETIVTSSGGRLSGALIRSSLLDEVNILLSPIVIGGFSTPTLFSSPDLSWPSIMPNKLALMETKTLMNDKVWLRYKVVYD, from the coding sequence GTGGTTGACGGTAGAGGCAGGTTCAGGAATGGATACACGGCGAACACCGATGATCCGGAAACTTACATGGTCCACTTGACGGCTGAAACTGCTCCACCTGAATATCTGGCATTCTTGCGTTCCAGAAACATACCCTATCTTGTGGCAGGAAAAGGAAGGGTGGATCTTTCTGCAATGTTGCGCAAGGTAAAGGAAAAACTCAGGGTGGAAACAATCGTGACCAGCTCCGGTGGGCGTTTGAGCGGAGCTCTGATCAGGAGTTCCCTTTTGGACGAGGTTAACATTCTTCTCAGCCCAATTGTCATTGGCGGTTTTTCCACTCCAACCCTCTTTTCCTCCCCGGATCTTAGCTGGCCATCGATCATGCCAAACAAACTCGCCCTCATGGAAACCAAAACATTGATGAATGACAAGGTTTGGCTAAGGTACAAGGTGGTCTATGATTAA
- the rpsO gene encoding 30S ribosomal protein S15 translates to MPLKPEAKTAIMAEFKLHESDTGSPEVQVALLSKRINEITLHLKEHPKDFSTRRGLLKLIGQRRRLLDYLKRKDITRYRELIKALNIRK, encoded by the coding sequence ATGCCACTTAAACCTGAGGCCAAAACGGCTATCATGGCAGAGTTTAAACTCCATGAATCAGACACCGGCTCGCCGGAAGTCCAGGTTGCCCTGCTGAGCAAGAGGATCAACGAGATCACCTTGCATCTGAAAGAGCATCCGAAGGACTTCAGTACCAGGCGCGGGCTGTTGAAACTGATCGGGCAGAGAAGGCGCCTTCTTGATTATCTGAAACGGAAAGACATTACCCGCTACCGTGAACTGATCAAGGCGCTGAACATCCGCAAATAA
- a CDS encoding polyribonucleotide nucleotidyltransferase, with translation MHNFNIIKRELDFCGRKLYVETGRMAKQANGSVFIRYGDSSILVTATMSKDPVENQNFFPLTVDYIEKMYASGKIPGGFFKREARPTTDATLSARVIDRSIRPLFPDGFRNQVHVVLNVLSYDGENDPSALGIFGASLALTLSDIPFKGPIAGVTVGLIDDQIVVNPNQTDLDEISKLNLSVAASSTSVVMIESAAQEISEEIMLDAVYTGHEEIKKLCALQNDMAAECAKPKVEIDLIGIPEEIMARVETEFGTKIAEAAVILGKQERQDAFDAAEAEMPEKHQAEDGDAFEENEKWYKEAFEELIRRYVRDSILNKHHRVDGRGLDDIREITCEIDVLPIVHGSALFTRGETQSLGTITLGGGSDEQIIDGLEVEYKKHFYLHYNFPPFSVGEAGRMGPVGRRELGHGNLAERALTCVLPDREAFPYTMRIVADTLESNGSSSMASICSGCLAMMAAGVPIKAPVAGIANGLIMEGENYVVLTDIMGLEDHLGDMDFKCAGTREGITAMQMDIKIEGITKDIMRIALEKAKSARFRILDLMHECIAEPREELAPTAPRIEAFKVPVDKIGEIIGPSGKMIKSIIEVCQVEINIEDDGTVRILSPNKDSIMKAKEMIKGIAIDPAVGEEFEGPVTRIEPYGVFVKILNGAKEGMVHVSQMHTSRIGHPEDMVKLGDIVHVKSLGMEKGKLSLTMKGVAGNPEPDPNAPQRERAPYRRDDRGGDRDRRPQGRGGDRFHRR, from the coding sequence GTGCATAACTTCAACATCATCAAACGCGAGCTCGATTTCTGCGGCCGCAAACTCTATGTGGAAACCGGCAGAATGGCCAAACAGGCCAACGGCAGCGTTTTCATCCGTTACGGAGACAGCTCCATATTGGTCACCGCCACCATGAGCAAAGACCCTGTGGAAAACCAGAATTTCTTTCCCCTAACGGTGGATTATATCGAAAAGATGTATGCCAGCGGCAAGATCCCGGGCGGCTTTTTCAAGCGCGAAGCCCGGCCCACAACCGACGCCACCCTTTCCGCCCGCGTCATCGATCGCAGCATCCGCCCGCTCTTTCCGGATGGATTCCGCAACCAGGTGCACGTCGTATTGAACGTGCTTTCCTATGACGGAGAGAACGATCCCTCCGCCCTGGGCATCTTCGGAGCCTCTTTGGCCCTGACCCTGTCGGACATTCCGTTCAAGGGCCCGATCGCGGGAGTTACTGTCGGCCTGATCGACGATCAGATCGTGGTTAACCCCAATCAGACCGATTTGGATGAAATATCCAAGCTCAACCTATCCGTGGCGGCATCTTCAACTTCAGTGGTGATGATCGAATCCGCCGCCCAGGAAATCAGCGAAGAGATCATGCTCGATGCCGTCTACACCGGCCACGAAGAGATCAAGAAGCTCTGCGCCCTCCAAAACGACATGGCTGCCGAATGTGCCAAACCCAAGGTGGAAATTGACTTGATCGGTATCCCGGAAGAGATCATGGCCAGGGTGGAAACCGAATTCGGGACCAAGATCGCCGAAGCGGCAGTCATTCTGGGCAAACAGGAACGCCAGGACGCCTTCGACGCGGCCGAAGCCGAGATGCCGGAAAAGCATCAGGCCGAAGACGGGGATGCCTTTGAAGAGAACGAAAAGTGGTATAAAGAGGCTTTTGAAGAATTGATCCGCCGCTATGTGCGGGATTCGATCCTGAACAAGCACCACCGTGTCGACGGACGCGGTCTGGACGACATCCGCGAGATCACCTGCGAGATCGACGTGCTGCCAATCGTGCACGGCTCAGCCCTCTTCACCAGAGGCGAAACACAGTCCCTGGGCACCATCACCCTCGGCGGCGGCAGCGATGAACAGATCATTGACGGCCTCGAGGTTGAATACAAGAAGCATTTCTACCTGCACTACAATTTCCCGCCCTTCAGCGTGGGCGAAGCCGGCAGAATGGGACCCGTGGGACGCCGCGAACTGGGACACGGCAACCTTGCAGAGCGCGCCCTCACCTGCGTTTTGCCCGATAGGGAAGCCTTTCCCTACACCATGCGCATCGTCGCCGACACCCTGGAATCGAACGGTTCCTCGTCCATGGCCTCGATCTGCAGCGGCTGCCTGGCCATGATGGCTGCCGGCGTGCCGATCAAAGCTCCGGTTGCAGGAATTGCCAACGGACTGATCATGGAAGGCGAAAACTACGTGGTTCTGACCGATATCATGGGCCTGGAAGACCACCTGGGCGACATGGATTTCAAGTGCGCCGGCACCCGCGAAGGCATCACCGCCATGCAGATGGATATCAAGATCGAGGGCATCACCAAAGACATCATGCGCATAGCTCTTGAGAAGGCAAAATCTGCGCGATTCCGCATCCTGGACCTGATGCATGAATGCATTGCCGAACCCAGAGAGGAACTGGCACCCACAGCTCCGCGCATCGAAGCCTTCAAGGTACCCGTGGACAAGATCGGCGAGATCATCGGGCCGAGCGGTAAGATGATCAAATCAATCATTGAAGTCTGCCAGGTGGAGATCAACATCGAGGACGACGGAACGGTCCGCATCCTCTCTCCCAACAAAGATTCGATAATGAAAGCCAAGGAAATGATCAAAGGCATCGCCATCGATCCCGCGGTCGGTGAGGAATTTGAAGGTCCGGTGACCCGCATCGAGCCCTACGGCGTTTTCGTTAAGATCCTGAACGGCGCTAAGGAAGGCATGGTGCACGTTTCCCAGATGCATACCTCGCGCATCGGACATCCGGAGGATATGGTCAAGCTTGGCGATATCGTCCATGTCAAATCCCTGGGAATGGAAAAAGGCAAACTTTCCCTCACTATGAAAGGCGTCGCCGGAAATCCGGAGCCCGATCCCAACGCTCCCCAGCGTGAACGGGCACCCTACCGCCGCGACGACCGGGGCGGAGACCGTGACCGCCGTCCGCAGGGACGTGGTGGAGACCGTTTCCACAGGAGATAA